The genomic segment AAATTGCGCAGACTCAAATGCTCAGTCAAACTGTCTAGATACCTCTGCTTCTATATTCCCTCTCACCTATTATTAAGCCAAACAGAATGTCATGTGAACAGAATTACCACGTCTATGCATATCAAGTGTTTACTCATCCACATAATGGGATGACCTGAAGTAACCTCTCTCCTTTACTTTTCCACAGGGGCATTTTTGTTACAACCATGATAGGGCCCATCTTTTAAATATCAACTGTATCGTTATTAATCATTATtactataaatacattttaaaagtttttgagGATTCCAATGGCTCTAGAAATAGAGGAGGGTGTGAAGTGATCTGACTCATCTCCTCCTACATGCTTTCACAAGCACGCAGTGAAGAGTTTCGTAATAAATCTGGATTTCTGGCTATACTGTATCCAACATTTTTAGGACTCATTAATATCATTAAAAttcttttgtttgcatttccaGTGAAATTTACTGTTCAAACTGTACTGTCGTGTTGTATTCATTTctttatctgtttttaaaagtaaagtTTAATTTgtatctgtaaaataaatatttgctttcaacaatttgataacaatattTGTGGTATCACCACCAAAAGTGTGACCAATATAAAAAGTATCTAACTGTAATTTTCCACTCAAATATTTCCTACTTAGTTCTTCGTGCATGTATCTTCCTTCTCCCTGCATCTGGACTTTCTTGGTCGCCATGCCTCGCCAACGCACTTCCCTTTCCTTCAAATGTCTGTAGACCCCTCCCTTCCTCATTTCTATCCATCTCTCACCCACCTCCCTGGGAACTCCTCTCCTCAGCTGCCTCTTCAGGCCCTCATAAATCATGAACTGGATAGCAGGgttcagcaccagcagcagtgaTGGGAAGGTGCCGTTCCACAGAGCTCCCACGCTCTCATCACGGACAATCTGCACAAATGCATCTGCAAGAACAAAAGCGTGCATTaggaaatactgaaaaaaagagagagaaagaagaagtaATGACTCAAGTCATCTCAAAAGTCCTGTAAAGTCTTCATTCAAATGCAGAATAAATTCTAAGAACGCAAATGCCAAAATTTACCCAGAATCCCCGAGTAGTTGGTCATCTGTATGTCAGCATTACGGAACTTGGACCCCTGAAGCTTCAGTCTGGTGTTGACCACCCACAAAGGCGTGGTAATTAGTACATTTACAATACCTAAAGAGACAGCACCAAAGCAAAAATGTGGTTAGTTTAAACATTCTGCACATCTTGTAATATTGTCTCTCTAAAATAATTTAGAAACTCAAATGGCAATGTGGGTGACACAATTAGCAGGAGTGTCTTCTAATTCACCTAATTAATTCTCACCTGCAGTGATGCCCACGATCAAGTCAGTGCTGGGAGCCGACTGCTTTCCCTTCAGCCAGTTCGCCTTCAGGCTGTGGAAGCAGTAGAAGTAGACAAAGTTGGAGCAGCACAGGCTGCAGATGACGGGGAACCAACCTCTGTACGGGGCTAGACTACAGGCAGAGAGGACGGTggacaggaaacacagacacacatctttaaaaaaccAGAGAAGACCCATTTTAATTGCAAAATTATTCAGttgataaaaatctaaatttatgTAGAGTATGGACaatatgtttagtttttttaaagctgtatTTTTGCACATTAACTGACAAAGGTGAGAACAGCCAGAAGTTTAGTTTCCACTCACAggccttcctctttgataattTCCGCCAGAATGGCTGGAGTTGATTTGGCCTTCCTATTTTCATCCACTGGACACAAACAGAGGACGAGTAGAGGGGAGTTGAGCAAAATACGTTACACTGGTTGCTATAATCATTGCAAATCAGCCCTAATTTCATGCTGTGGCTTACCCTGCAGGCGCAGTCTGGCAGTGTCAAGAGGGAAGAAGATCGTCATTGCAGTCACACTGCCCTGCAACAGGGTCAGCAGTCAAAAACTCACCAAACATCATACAATAATCCTATAACTTCGAGGGATTCGAGTCTCTGTAGCGCAAACACACGCAGTCGTTTAGATGCGGCTGTACTCACCACCGCTCCGGACACTGCGTGGACCAGACTCTCATACGAGAAAACCTCGGAGCTCATTTTGaccaggattgttttttttttttaattttttttatcttcaactCCTGTTTCGGGAAACACTGCTATCTCCTCGTCCCGTGTCGGCGTCTGACAGGCAGCAGAGACCCTCGTCAGCCAGCCTCCCCTTCGGGCAACAGAGCTGCTTGTTTCCGTGTTGTGGAGCCACAGCGATAacagatcgcaacgtgattggttgtacagcaGACTCGTACTTCCGTTTCTTCTGACCGTGGCagatgtcaaaataaaatctacaaGCTTAAATCATACAAATTCTTATGAACAATGTATTATGCACGCACAAGATAAATAGATGTTGTTAaaattttgcattcatttgagTTATGCGGTTATCATGAGTTATGCGGTGCTGTTGATGGCTGGAACAAATTTGAAAGTGCATCATAGTTTCTGACTCAAGGTGTGGTAACAGAACACGAGGACATCAACCGGTAATACAGGATTAAAACTTCTTAGGAACAGCTTTGGGATACTTGGCATACAGTAGGAAGCAGTTTTGCATGTGGCCTCATGTTCCTTGCTCCACCCTTGggcagttgcaaaaaaaaagttgtttgtttgctcgATGTCACAACTGTCACAACAAACCACAGCGGGTCACATTCAATTTTGGTATAATTGACTATTCTGTGCTCCAAGGTACATTTAATTACCGGGAAACAAACCCGCATTCTTCCCCTAATTGGTCTCTTTTAAATAAACTGTTAGCTGTGATTAtattgccacaaaaaaaaagtgttcaacAGTGTGTTTCAAAGCTGTATAACAGACCAAGAAAGGTGGTTGAATATACTTAAGAGACACTTTAAGTCAAAATGCGAAAAAAGTAGGCTTCAAGCACACAATCATGTTT from the Scophthalmus maximus strain ysfricsl-2021 chromosome 17, ASM2237912v1, whole genome shotgun sequence genome contains:
- the slc25a17 gene encoding peroxisomal membrane protein PMP34 isoform X2, producing MSSEVFSYESLVHAVSGAVGSVTAMTIFFPLDTARLRLQVDENRKAKSTPAILAEIIKEEGLLAPYRGWFPVICSLCCSNFVYFYCFHSLKANWLKGKQSAPSTDLIVGITAGIVNVLITTPLWVVNTRLKLQGSKFRNADIQMTNYSGILDAFVQIVRDESVGALWNGTFPSLLLVLNPAIQFMIYEGLKRQLRRGVPRELSSVEVFIIGAVAKAVATAVTYPLQTIQSILRFGQYNKSTNQSKFLSSLRTVKCLLVNRVRKHGMVGLFKGLEAKLLQTVLTAALMFLLYEKIASCTFSIMGLSNNYKKR
- the slc25a17 gene encoding peroxisomal membrane protein PMP34 isoform X1: MSSEVFSYESLVHAVSGAVGSVTAMTIFFPLDTARLRLQVDENRKAKSTPAILAEIIKEEGLLAPYRGWFPVICSLCCSNFVYFYCFHSLKANWLKGKQSAPSTDLIVGITAGIVNVLITTPLWVVNTRLKLQGSKFRNADIQMTNYSGILDAFVQIVRDESVGALWNGTFPSLLLVLNPAIQFMIYEGLKRQLRRGVPRELSSVEVFIIGAVAKAVATAVTYPLQTIQSILRGRGGSLEPIPANIGREARYTLDRTPDYHRAIKFGQYNKSTNQSKFLSSLRTVKCLLVNRVRKHGMVGLFKGLEAKLLQTVLTAALMFLLYEKIASCTFSIMGLSNNYKKR